The Chitinophaga niabensis genomic interval TGACCATTTCCACCGATCTGAACTATCGCAGTAAGCTCTGGCAATATGGCCAGCAGCCCATCAACGTAATGCCCGGACTAACAAAATATTGCCATGTGATCATGGGTAATATATGGGCAGCTAATATGATGCTGGGCACACCGCTTAACCAGGAAGCTATTGCAGCAGATACAAAAGAACAATACCTGCAGGCCGCGAAAGATGCAGCTGCAGCTATTATAGCGCAATTCCCTGTTTGTAACAGGGTAGCATTCACCTTCCGTTTTTCCAGTGCACCCTCGCATAATTTATATTATGCCGTATATTGGAAAGACGGGGAATTATTTGTTTCCAGGCAATACGAAACAAATGAAGTGGTAGACAGGGTAGGAAGCGGAGACAGTTTTATGGCCGGCCTCATCCATGCCAACCTGAATGGGTACTCGAACCAGGAAACTATTTCCTACGCCGCCGCCGCAGCTTACACAAAGTTGTTCCGTACCGGCGATTTTAATTTGACAGCAAAGGAATCTATCACACAATTGATGTAAGAGAAAATGACACCACAGCCAGATATTATTTTAAAAGCATTTGAATCCTCCAAAATAGTACCGGTATTCTATCATGATGATCCGGAAGTTTGTTGCGATGTAATGCGTGCCTGTTATGAAGGAGGGATCCGTGTATTTGAATTCACCAACCGCGGAGAAAATGCAAGGCAGAACTTTGCCCGCCTGCGCGATCTGAAAACTACCACCATGCCGGATCTGTATCTCGGTATCGGTACCATCAAAAGTGCAGCGGATGCAAAGACCTTTACGGAAATGGGAGCGGACTTTATTGTGAGTCCGATCGTGGATATTGAAACAGGAAGTTATTGCCAGTCACAGAACATTTTCTGGGTACCAGGCTGTATGACGCCGTCTGAAATAGCGGTGGCAGAAAAGAACGGTGCCACACTCGTTAAATTATTCCCCGGCAGCTCCTTGGGGCCGGGTTTTGTAAAAGCCATCAAACCCTTATTCCCCACTACCCGATTTATGCCAACCGGGGGAGTGGAACCGGAACAAAGTAACCTGCAAACCTGGTTTGATGCAGGAGTAGTGTGTGTAGGCATGGGGTCTAATCTCCTGGCTAAATCCACTATTGAAAACAAGGACTGGAAAGGATTGAGTGCAAAAGTGGCGCAAACGTTT includes:
- a CDS encoding beta/alpha barrel domain-containing protein, with protein sequence MTPQPDIILKAFESSKIVPVFYHDDPEVCCDVMRACYEGGIRVFEFTNRGENARQNFARLRDLKTTTMPDLYLGIGTIKSAADAKTFTEMGADFIVSPIVDIETGSYCQSQNIFWVPGCMTPSEIAVAEKNGATLVKLFPGSSLGPGFVKAIKPLFPTTRFMPTGGVEPEQSNLQTWFDAGVVCVGMGSNLLAKSTIENKDWKGLSAKVAQTFAFIRALQ
- a CDS encoding sugar kinase; protein product: MQPVSVITFGEILLRLSPEWAQQRAAIFVGGAEANVAAALATWGNTVAYISKAPENGLSRQVLEQLQTIGIQTDRMLWGGDRIGAYYLAQGSDLKHAEVVYDRKYSSFSEIKPGTVNWDDLLGDAKWFHWSAISPALNPDAVIICKEVLEAATRKGMTISTDLNYRSKLWQYGQQPINVMPGLTKYCHVIMGNIWAANMMLGTPLNQEAIAADTKEQYLQAAKDAAAAIIAQFPVCNRVAFTFRFSSAPSHNLYYAVYWKDGELFVSRQYETNEVVDRVGSGDSFMAGLIHANLNGYSNQETISYAAAAAYTKLFRTGDFNLTAKESITQLM